A genomic window from Chitinophaga pollutisoli includes:
- a CDS encoding biotin/lipoyl-containing protein, whose product MIKATVNGRKPYEINPSGASGTPECDGKPVAWSAEPLPSGGFSILMDGKSFVAEVVGTDRAEKTVTLRIGQSVYEVGLEGPMDRLLASMGLSEAATRKVNDIKAPMPGMVLKILVEPGQAIRKGDPVLILEAMKMENVFKSTADAVVKEIRVTERKAVEKGEVLIVLE is encoded by the coding sequence ATGATCAAAGCTACTGTGAACGGCCGCAAGCCGTATGAAATAAATCCTTCGGGCGCCAGCGGCACTCCGGAGTGCGACGGGAAGCCCGTTGCCTGGAGTGCGGAACCCTTGCCTTCCGGCGGTTTCAGCATTCTTATGGACGGGAAAAGCTTCGTGGCCGAAGTGGTCGGGACCGACCGGGCCGAGAAGACCGTGACCCTCCGGATCGGGCAATCGGTGTATGAAGTGGGGCTTGAGGGGCCGATGGACCGTCTTCTTGCCTCCATGGGCCTCAGCGAGGCGGCAACCCGGAAAGTGAACGATATAAAGGCGCCCATGCCCGGCATGGTGCTGAAAATACTCGTGGAACCCGGGCAGGCTATCCGGAAAGGGGACCCCGTGCTCATCCTGGAAGCCATGAAAATGGAGAACGTATTCAAATCCACGGCGGACGCCGTTGTGAAAGAAATCAGGGTTACTGAGCGGAAAGCCGTTGAAAAAGGCGAAGTGCTCATTGTGCTGGAATAA
- a CDS encoding M1 family aminopeptidase, with product MYLSSKKVPALLLAGITMLGLCSPVFSQTAESKEDPLLNIYRASPTKINNVVHTKLDVRFDYAKRQLIGKAWITLKPHFYPTDSLTLDAKGMDIRTVSLVQTAGATVAKFPSDGLLKAARTTPLQYEYDGKTIRVKLNKTYSSNDSYIVYVDYTAKPDEWKAEGSAAITDAKGLYFINPDGTDPKKPIQIWTQGETEASSVWFPTIDKTNQRTTSEISMTVDKKYVTLSNGKLISQKANANGTRTDTWRMELPHAPYLFMMAVGEFAVVKDSWRGKEVNYYVEKEYGPHAKAIFGNTPEMMTFFSKMLGYDYPWVKYSQIVVRDYVSGAMENTTASIFGDFVQKTDRELLDDDERLGESVIAHELFHHWFGDLATCESWSNLTMNESFADYSEYLWFEHKFGKDAADEHGYNSMHNYMESAQYRGDHHLVRFHYHSQEDMFDAITYQKGGRILHMLRNYLGDEAFFKSMNLYLKTNAFKATESHHFRLAAEEVTGQDLNWFFNQWYFGKGYPTLDIAYDYSKPGFAGVTIEQKGEKIFDLPIAIDVYEGGKKTRHKVRITEKTSHFSFPVNGKPDFVNVDGDKILILEKTDRRNLATYVFQYKNAPTYRDRREAIEECLKQQTGNADARATVIAALKDKFEGLRAIAIAGLKMDNNDVKTAALPILLDLAKNDPAAPVRAASLKQISKLKDPQYVALFEAALKDRSYLVEGAGLVGLADLDLKKAYPLAKSMEKDARGALGTAIANVYAQNGSEADVPYFATNLANSTGQDKIGAAILYLGILGQIDNTALVTKGVDDVTDAITSFNNNWVNNYIMNLMQPIAKKKQEKAAASSGELRNELSKQASHILQTVQKIKEQTKED from the coding sequence ATGTATTTATCATCTAAAAAAGTTCCGGCTCTCCTGTTAGCCGGAATCACCATGCTGGGCCTCTGCTCCCCTGTTTTCTCGCAAACAGCGGAAAGCAAAGAAGATCCGCTACTCAACATTTACCGGGCATCCCCCACCAAAATCAACAATGTAGTCCACACCAAGCTCGATGTGCGCTTTGATTACGCCAAACGACAACTCATCGGCAAGGCCTGGATCACCCTCAAACCCCACTTTTATCCCACCGACAGCCTTACGCTCGACGCCAAAGGCATGGACATCCGCACCGTTTCCCTCGTTCAGACCGCCGGCGCCACCGTGGCCAAATTCCCGTCAGACGGCCTCCTGAAAGCCGCGCGCACCACACCCCTCCAGTACGAATACGACGGGAAAACCATCCGCGTCAAACTCAACAAAACTTACAGCAGCAACGATTCCTATATTGTATATGTAGATTATACCGCTAAGCCAGACGAATGGAAAGCCGAAGGCAGCGCGGCCATCACCGACGCCAAAGGCCTCTATTTCATCAACCCCGACGGCACAGATCCCAAAAAACCAATCCAGATCTGGACCCAGGGCGAAACGGAAGCCTCCTCGGTATGGTTCCCCACCATCGACAAAACCAACCAGCGCACCACCTCCGAGATCTCCATGACGGTCGACAAAAAGTACGTCACCCTCTCCAACGGCAAGCTGATCAGCCAAAAAGCCAATGCCAACGGTACCCGTACCGACACCTGGCGCATGGAGCTCCCCCACGCCCCTTACCTCTTTATGATGGCCGTGGGCGAATTTGCCGTGGTGAAAGACAGCTGGCGCGGTAAAGAAGTAAACTATTACGTGGAAAAGGAGTATGGCCCCCACGCAAAAGCCATCTTCGGCAATACGCCCGAAATGATGACCTTCTTCTCCAAAATGCTCGGCTACGACTACCCCTGGGTGAAATACAGCCAGATCGTGGTGCGCGACTACGTTTCCGGCGCCATGGAAAATACCACCGCCTCCATTTTCGGTGATTTCGTGCAAAAAACCGACCGCGAGCTGCTCGACGACGACGAGCGCCTCGGCGAGTCCGTCATTGCACACGAGCTGTTCCACCACTGGTTCGGCGACCTCGCCACCTGCGAGTCCTGGAGCAACCTTACCATGAACGAATCTTTCGCCGACTACAGCGAATACCTCTGGTTCGAACACAAGTTCGGTAAAGACGCGGCGGATGAACACGGCTACAATTCCATGCACAATTACATGGAATCCGCCCAGTACCGCGGCGACCATCACCTGGTACGCTTCCATTACCACAGCCAGGAGGATATGTTCGACGCCATCACTTACCAAAAAGGCGGCCGCATCCTGCATATGCTGCGCAACTACCTGGGCGACGAAGCCTTCTTCAAATCCATGAACCTCTACCTGAAAACCAACGCCTTCAAAGCCACGGAATCCCACCACTTCCGCCTCGCCGCGGAAGAAGTGACCGGGCAGGACCTGAACTGGTTCTTCAACCAATGGTACTTCGGCAAGGGATATCCTACGCTGGATATCGCCTACGACTATAGCAAGCCCGGATTCGCCGGTGTAACGATCGAGCAGAAGGGCGAGAAGATCTTCGACCTCCCCATCGCGATCGACGTGTACGAAGGCGGCAAAAAGACCCGCCACAAAGTGCGCATTACGGAGAAGACGAGCCATTTCAGCTTCCCCGTAAACGGAAAGCCTGATTTCGTGAATGTGGACGGCGACAAGATCCTCATTCTCGAAAAAACTGACCGCCGTAACCTGGCCACTTACGTTTTCCAATATAAAAACGCGCCTACCTACCGCGACCGCCGCGAGGCTATCGAAGAGTGCCTGAAACAGCAGACTGGCAACGCGGATGCCCGCGCCACAGTGATCGCTGCACTGAAAGACAAGTTCGAAGGCCTCCGCGCCATCGCCATCGCTGGCCTCAAAATGGATAACAACGACGTAAAAACCGCCGCCCTGCCCATTTTGCTCGATCTCGCGAAGAACGATCCCGCAGCGCCGGTGCGCGCCGCTTCCCTCAAGCAGATCAGCAAACTGAAGGATCCGCAGTACGTAGCGCTGTTTGAAGCCGCACTGAAAGACCGCTCCTACCTCGTGGAAGGCGCCGGACTCGTGGGCCTCGCCGACCTCGACCTGAAAAAGGCATACCCGCTCGCCAAATCCATGGAGAAAGACGCCCGTGGCGCCCTCGGTACCGCGATCGCCAACGTATACGCCCAGAACGGCAGCGAAGCGGATGTGCCCTACTTCGCCACCAACCTCGCCAACAGCACCGGGCAGGATAAAATCGGCGCCGCCATCCTCTACCTGGGCATCCTCGGCCAGATCGACAATACCGCTCTGGTCACCAAAGGCGTGGACGACGTGACCGATGCCATCACCTCCTTCAATAACAACTGGGTGAACAACTACATCATGAACCTGATGCAGCCCATCGCGAAGAAAAAGCAGGAGAAAGCCGCCGCTTCATCCGGCGAGCTCCGCAACGAGCTCAGCAAACAGGCCAGCCACATCCTGCAAACCGTGCAGAAGATCAAGGAACAAACCAAGGAAGATTAA